One part of the Alistipes onderdonkii genome encodes these proteins:
- the rpsL gene encoding 30S ribosomal protein S12, translating to MPTIQQLVRNGRVSMEDKSKSPALAACPQRRGVCTRVYTTTPKKPNSAMRKVARVRLTNGKEVNAYIPGEGHNLQEHSIVLVRGGRVKDLPGVRYHLVRGALDSAGVDGRRQRRSKYGAKRPKAGK from the coding sequence ATGCCAACTATTCAACAGTTAGTGAGAAACGGTCGAGTGAGCATGGAGGACAAGAGCAAGTCCCCGGCACTCGCAGCGTGTCCCCAGCGCCGAGGCGTATGTACCCGTGTGTACACTACGACCCCGAAGAAGCCTAACTCGGCTATGCGTAAGGTTGCGCGTGTAAGATTGACCAACGGCAAGGAGGTCAACGCCTACATCCCCGGTGAAGGCCACAACTTGCAGGAGCACTCCATCGTGCTCGTCCGCGGCGGTCGTGTGAAAGACCTCCCCGGTGTACGTTACCACCTCGTGCGCGGTGCGCTCGACTCGGCAGGTGTCGACGGTCGTCGCCAGCGCCGTTCGAAATACGGTGCGAAACGCCCCAAGGCAGGTAAATAA
- the rplW gene encoding 50S ribosomal protein L23: MEIIIKPVLTEKMTIQGEKLNRYGFIVDVRANKLQIRNAVEQMYNVVVTDVNTVNYMGKLKSRYTKAGLLEGRANNFKKAIVTLKDGDKIDFYSNI; this comes from the coding sequence ATGGAAATTATTATTAAGCCGGTTTTGACCGAGAAAATGACGATTCAGGGCGAAAAGTTGAATCGCTACGGTTTTATCGTTGACGTGAGGGCTAACAAGCTGCAGATTCGCAATGCCGTAGAACAGATGTACAACGTCGTCGTGACGGATGTGAACACCGTGAACTACATGGGCAAACTCAAGAGCCGCTACACCAAGGCCGGTCTCTTGGAGGGTCGCGCTAACAACTTCAAGAAGGCTATCGTCACCTTGAAGGACGGAGATAAGATAGATTTTTACAGTAATATCTAA
- the rplC gene encoding 50S ribosomal protein L3, protein MSGLIGKKIGMTSVYSAEGKNIPCTVIEAGPCVVTQIKTVEKDTYEAVQIAYDEKSEKHTSSSLLGHFKKAGTTPKRKMAEFKGMPEVNLGDTLTVDLFSEEDWVDVTGISKGKGFQGVVKRHGFGGVGGQTHGQHNRQRKPGSLGASSYPSRVFKGKRLPGQMGGEQVKVLNLRVLKVIPESNLILVKGSIPGAKGAYLTIEK, encoded by the coding sequence ATGTCAGGACTTATTGGAAAGAAAATCGGAATGACTTCCGTTTACAGTGCCGAGGGTAAGAATATACCATGCACTGTCATTGAGGCTGGGCCGTGCGTTGTTACGCAAATCAAGACCGTGGAGAAGGATACCTACGAAGCGGTACAGATTGCCTATGACGAGAAAAGTGAAAAGCACACCAGCAGCAGTTTGTTAGGTCACTTCAAGAAAGCCGGCACTACCCCCAAGCGCAAGATGGCTGAATTCAAGGGTATGCCCGAAGTGAATCTCGGCGACACGCTCACCGTAGACCTCTTCTCGGAGGAAGACTGGGTCGACGTGACCGGGATATCGAAAGGTAAAGGCTTCCAGGGCGTTGTGAAACGCCACGGTTTCGGCGGCGTGGGCGGCCAGACCCACGGCCAGCACAACCGTCAGCGCAAACCCGGTTCGCTGGGTGCGTCGTCCTATCCCTCGCGTGTCTTCAAGGGCAAGCGTTTGCCCGGCCAGATGGGTGGCGAGCAGGTCAAGGTTTTGAACCTGCGTGTTTTGAAAGTTATTCCCGAAAGCAACCTTATCCTCGTGAAAGGTTCGATCCCGGGTGCAAAAGGTGCTTATTTAACAATTGAGAAGTAG
- the rpsJ gene encoding 30S ribosomal protein S10 — translation MNQKIRIKLKSFDHNLVDKSAEKIVKTVKSTGAVVSGPVPLPTRKQIFTVNRSTFVNKKAREQFQLCTFKRILDIYSSTPKTIDALMKLELPSGVEVEIKV, via the coding sequence ATGAACCAGAAGATTAGAATCAAGTTAAAGTCATTCGATCACAATCTCGTGGACAAGTCGGCCGAGAAGATTGTGAAGACCGTGAAGAGCACGGGCGCCGTTGTAAGCGGCCCGGTGCCCCTTCCCACGCGCAAGCAGATTTTCACGGTGAACCGCTCGACTTTCGTCAACAAGAAAGCCCGCGAGCAGTTCCAGCTCTGCACCTTCAAGCGTATCCTCGACATCTATTCGTCGACGCCCAAGACGATCGACGCACTGATGAAGCTGGAACTCCCCTCGGGTGTGGAGGTCGAAATCAAAGTGTGA
- the fusA gene encoding elongation factor G, translating to MATRDLHYTRNIGIMAHIDAGKTTTSERILFYTGKTHKIGEVHEGGATMDWMVQEQERGITITSAATTAFWNYKDKQYQINLIDTPGHVDFTVEVERSLRVLDGAVATFCAVGGVEPQSETVWRQADKYNVPRIGYVNKMDRTGADFLAVCAQIKEHFGATALPVVLPIGAEDKFEGLVDLIYNNAIYYYDDKSVRDNFELKEIPASMAEEAAEWRAKLIEEVASTDEALMEKFFEDPDSITPEELLAAIRKATISMQVVPMLCGSSFHNKGVQKLLDYVIAFLPSPLDVPAVTGINPKTEQEEVRHASENDPFCGLAFKIATDPFVGRLCFVRIYSGKLDAGSYVLNSRSGKRERISRIYQMHANKQNPMETVSAGDICAAVGFKEIHTGDTLCAENAPIVLEQMTFPEPVIGLAVEPKTQKDLDKLGIALSKLAEEDPTFTVHTDEDSGQTVISGMGELHLDIIVDRLRREFGVEINQGAPQVNYKESLTKTVQHREVFKKQTGGRGKFADIIFEIGPADDGAMGLTFVDQVKGGNIPKEFIPAVQKGFASAMTNGALAGYKMDSMKITLLDGSFHPVDSDQLSFEIAARNGYRNAAPKAGSVIMEPIMSVEVVTPEENMGDIIGDLNKRRGQITGMESKGTARVVKAKVPLSEMFGYVTVLRTISSGRATSSMEFSHFEEVPANLAKEIIEKASGKRKDIE from the coding sequence ATGGCAACCAGAGATTTACATTACACTCGCAATATCGGTATCATGGCACACATCGATGCCGGTAAGACCACCACGTCGGAGCGTATCCTTTTTTACACGGGTAAAACCCACAAGATCGGTGAGGTACACGAAGGCGGCGCTACGATGGACTGGATGGTTCAGGAGCAGGAGCGCGGTATCACCATTACCTCGGCCGCTACCACCGCATTCTGGAACTATAAGGACAAACAGTACCAGATCAACCTGATCGACACCCCGGGACACGTCGACTTTACGGTCGAGGTGGAGCGTTCGCTCCGCGTGCTGGACGGCGCCGTTGCGACGTTCTGTGCCGTAGGCGGCGTAGAGCCCCAGTCGGAGACCGTATGGCGCCAGGCGGACAAGTACAATGTCCCCCGTATCGGCTACGTCAACAAGATGGACCGTACGGGCGCCGATTTCCTGGCAGTCTGCGCACAGATCAAGGAGCACTTCGGTGCTACGGCCCTTCCGGTCGTCCTGCCGATCGGTGCCGAGGACAAGTTCGAAGGATTGGTAGACCTTATATATAATAACGCGATCTATTACTACGACGACAAGTCCGTCCGCGATAACTTCGAACTGAAGGAGATTCCCGCCTCGATGGCCGAGGAGGCTGCCGAATGGCGTGCGAAACTCATCGAGGAGGTCGCTTCGACCGACGAGGCGCTGATGGAGAAGTTCTTCGAGGATCCCGATTCGATCACCCCCGAGGAGCTGCTCGCAGCCATCCGCAAGGCTACGATCTCGATGCAGGTCGTTCCGATGCTCTGCGGTTCGTCGTTCCACAACAAAGGCGTACAGAAACTGCTCGACTATGTCATTGCGTTCCTGCCCTCGCCGCTGGATGTGCCCGCCGTGACGGGTATCAACCCCAAGACCGAGCAGGAAGAGGTGCGCCATGCATCGGAGAACGATCCGTTCTGCGGTCTCGCATTCAAGATCGCCACCGACCCCTTCGTAGGCCGCCTGTGCTTCGTGCGTATCTATTCGGGTAAGCTCGACGCAGGTTCGTACGTGCTCAACTCCCGCAGCGGCAAGCGCGAGCGTATCAGCCGTATTTACCAGATGCACGCCAACAAGCAGAACCCCATGGAGACCGTATCGGCCGGCGACATCTGCGCTGCCGTAGGTTTCAAGGAGATCCATACGGGCGACACGCTCTGCGCCGAGAACGCACCGATCGTTCTGGAGCAGATGACCTTCCCCGAACCGGTGATCGGCCTGGCCGTCGAGCCCAAGACCCAGAAGGATCTGGACAAGCTCGGCATCGCCCTGTCGAAACTGGCTGAGGAAGACCCCACCTTTACGGTTCACACCGACGAGGATTCGGGCCAGACCGTCATCAGCGGTATGGGTGAGCTGCACCTCGACATCATCGTCGACCGTCTGCGCCGTGAGTTCGGTGTCGAAATCAACCAGGGTGCCCCTCAGGTCAACTACAAGGAGTCGCTTACCAAGACGGTTCAGCACCGCGAGGTGTTCAAGAAGCAGACCGGTGGCCGTGGTAAGTTCGCTGACATCATCTTCGAGATCGGCCCTGCCGACGACGGTGCGATGGGCCTTACGTTCGTTGACCAGGTCAAGGGCGGTAATATTCCCAAGGAGTTCATCCCTGCGGTGCAGAAGGGCTTTGCTTCGGCGATGACCAACGGTGCGCTGGCCGGTTACAAGATGGACTCGATGAAGATTACGCTGCTCGACGGTTCGTTCCACCCCGTGGACTCCGACCAGCTGTCGTTCGAAATCGCTGCCCGCAACGGTTATCGCAACGCTGCCCCCAAGGCCGGCTCGGTGATTATGGAGCCCATCATGTCCGTGGAGGTCGTGACCCCCGAGGAGAACATGGGCGACATTATCGGCGACCTGAACAAGCGCCGCGGCCAGATCACCGGCATGGAGTCGAAAGGCACCGCCCGCGTGGTGAAAGCCAAGGTTCCCCTGTCGGAGATGTTCGGCTATGTGACCGTACTGCGTACGATCTCGTCGGGCCGTGCAACCTCGTCTATGGAGTTCTCGCACTTCGAGGAGGTTCCTGCCAACCTGGCTAAGGAGATCATCGAGAAAGCGAGTGGTAAACGTAAGGATATAGAATAA
- the prfA gene encoding peptide chain release factor 1, translated as MADNSILSRLDGLKLKYEETGQKLTDPEVIADVKQFVQLNKEYKELEPIIETSERYRTALANLAEAKDILSNDKDEEMREMARGEITELEPAIEQMEEQIKLLLIPKDPQDSKNAIMEIRGGTGGDEAAIFAGDLLRMYTKYIESKGWRYEMTSFSDGAAGGYKEVVLKVTGQNVYGTLKYESGVHRVQRVPQTETQGRVHTSAASVAVLPEAEEFDVEISMNDIRKDIFCASGPGGQSVNTTYSAIRLTHIPTGIVVQCQDQKSQLKNFDKAFEELRTRVFNLEYSKYLDEIASKRKTMVSTGDRSAKIRTYNYPQGRITDHRINYTIYNLSAFMDGDIQDVIDHLIVAENAERLKESEL; from the coding sequence ATGGCAGACAACAGCATTTTGAGCCGTCTCGACGGCCTGAAACTCAAATACGAGGAGACGGGGCAGAAACTCACCGACCCCGAAGTCATCGCCGACGTCAAACAGTTCGTGCAGCTCAACAAGGAGTACAAGGAGCTGGAGCCGATCATCGAAACCTCGGAACGCTACCGCACGGCGCTGGCCAACCTGGCCGAAGCCAAGGACATCCTCTCCAACGACAAGGACGAGGAGATGCGCGAAATGGCTCGCGGCGAGATCACAGAACTGGAGCCGGCCATCGAGCAGATGGAAGAGCAGATCAAACTGCTGCTGATCCCCAAAGACCCGCAGGACTCGAAGAACGCCATCATGGAGATCCGCGGCGGCACGGGCGGCGACGAGGCGGCCATCTTCGCCGGCGACCTGCTGCGCATGTATACCAAATACATCGAGTCGAAGGGCTGGCGCTACGAAATGACATCGTTCTCGGACGGTGCTGCGGGAGGCTACAAGGAGGTCGTCCTCAAAGTCACGGGGCAGAACGTCTACGGCACGCTCAAATACGAATCGGGCGTACACCGCGTACAGCGCGTGCCACAGACCGAGACGCAGGGCCGCGTCCACACATCGGCCGCCTCGGTGGCCGTACTGCCCGAAGCCGAGGAATTCGACGTCGAGATCTCGATGAACGACATCCGCAAGGACATCTTCTGCGCCTCGGGGCCCGGCGGGCAGTCGGTCAACACGACCTATTCGGCCATCCGCCTGACGCACATCCCCACGGGCATCGTCGTACAGTGCCAGGATCAGAAATCACAGCTCAAGAACTTCGACAAGGCCTTCGAGGAACTGCGTACGCGCGTATTCAACCTCGAATACTCGAAATACCTCGACGAGATCGCCTCGAAGCGCAAGACGATGGTCTCGACGGGTGACCGCTCGGCCAAGATCCGCACCTACAACTATCCACAGGGACGCATCACCGACCACCGCATCAACTATACGATCTACAACCTCTCGGCCTTCATGGACGGTGACATTCAGGACGTGATCGACCACCTGATCGTGGCGGAGAACGCCGAGCGCCTGAAGGAAAGCGAGTTGTAA
- a CDS encoding MGMT family protein, whose translation MANGAWTGNLSQTAIDRKPLQTDKLTGRAFDDEVYAVVAQIPAGKIVSYKQIARLIGMPDHARRVGRAMASAPAGLPCHRVVNSAGRTAPGWPRQRELLEKEGVRFKANGCADIARFMWEEIL comes from the coding sequence ATGGCCAACGGGGCTTGGACGGGGAACCTGTCGCAAACCGCTATCGACCGAAAACCATTGCAAACCGACAAACTGACAGGCCGGGCATTCGACGACGAGGTATATGCCGTCGTGGCGCAAATCCCCGCCGGGAAGATCGTTTCCTACAAGCAGATCGCCCGGCTGATCGGCATGCCCGACCACGCCCGCCGCGTAGGCCGCGCCATGGCCTCCGCCCCGGCAGGGCTCCCCTGCCACCGCGTGGTCAACAGCGCCGGGCGCACCGCCCCCGGCTGGCCCCGGCAGCGGGAGCTGCTCGAAAAGGAAGGCGTCCGCTTCAAGGCCAACGGCTGCGCCGACATCGCCCGCTTCATGTGGGAGGAAATCCTGTAA
- the rplB gene encoding 50S ribosomal protein L2, whose translation MAVKKFKPVTAGTRHKIIGTFEEITTNKPEKSLLSPKKSSGGRNNSGKMTVRYIGGGHKQMYRNIDFKRTKDGIAATVKSVEYDPNRTARIALLVYADGEKSYIIAPNGLQVGQTVMSGAGVAPEVGNTLFLSEIPLGTVIHNIELYPGQGAAMARSAGSYAQLLAREGKFAIIKLPSGETRMVLVTCRATVGVVSNVDHSLESSGKAGRERWLGRRPRNRGVVMNPVDHPMGGGEGRASGGHPRSRKGLLAKGYKTRNPKKTTSKFIISKKKK comes from the coding sequence ATGGCAGTAAAAAAATTTAAACCTGTTACCGCAGGTACGAGACATAAGATTATCGGTACGTTCGAGGAAATCACGACGAACAAGCCTGAGAAATCGTTGCTCAGCCCCAAGAAGAGCTCGGGTGGACGTAACAACTCTGGTAAGATGACGGTTCGCTATATCGGCGGCGGTCACAAGCAGATGTATCGTAACATCGACTTCAAGCGCACGAAGGACGGCATTGCTGCAACTGTAAAATCTGTCGAGTACGACCCCAATCGTACTGCACGTATTGCACTTCTGGTATACGCCGACGGTGAGAAAAGCTACATCATCGCACCGAACGGCCTCCAGGTGGGCCAGACCGTAATGAGCGGCGCAGGCGTTGCTCCCGAGGTCGGAAACACGCTCTTCCTGAGCGAGATTCCGCTGGGTACGGTCATCCACAATATCGAACTCTACCCCGGCCAGGGAGCCGCCATGGCTCGTTCCGCCGGTTCTTACGCCCAGTTGCTGGCTCGTGAGGGCAAATTCGCCATCATCAAGCTGCCCTCGGGCGAGACTCGTATGGTACTCGTAACTTGCCGTGCTACGGTAGGCGTCGTGTCGAATGTCGACCACAGCCTCGAAAGCTCCGGCAAGGCAGGTCGTGAGCGTTGGCTCGGCCGCCGTCCGCGCAACCGCGGCGTGGTGATGAACCCCGTGGATCACCCGATGGGTGGTGGTGAAGGCCGTGCATCCGGTGGTCACCCCCGTTCGCGCAAGGGTCTGCTGGCTAAGGGTTACAAGACTCGCAACCCGAAGAAGACGACCTCGAAGTTTATTATTTCCAAGAAGAAAAAATAA
- the leuS gene encoding leucine--tRNA ligase produces MEYNFKEIEPKWQRRWQENKTYKVETDPSRPKFYVLDMFPYPSGAGLHVGHPLGYIASDIYSRYKRQKGFNVLHPMGYDAFGLPAEQYAIQTGQHPAVTTERNIARYREQLDKIGFSFDWDREVRTCDPAYYKWTQWAFLKMFGSYYCYDKQQARPIEELTAAFEQGGTQGLNVACTQELHFTAEEWRAMPEEEKERTLQNYRLAFRADTMVNWCPKLGTVLANDEVHDGLSVRGGHPVEQKRMKQWLLRVTAYAQRMLDGLDRLAWSDSLKEIQRNWIGRSEGAQVFFDIKDSARKLEIFTTRPDTIFGVTFMVIAPEHEWVGELTTPDNKAAVEEYICQAKKRSERERIAETKRVSGVATGSYAINPFTGKAIPIYISDYVLAGYGTGAIMAVPAHDSRDYAFARHFGLEIVPVVEGGDISQESYDAKSGKVINSDFLDGKDVKEAIGIMFDQIERRGLGRKRINYRLRDAIFSRQRYWGEPFPIYYKGDVACPLAEDKLPLELPPIADFGPTEQGEPPLARAANWATPKGYPYELSTMPGFAGSSAYYLRYMDPHNDEALVGREADEYWRNVDLYVGGIEHATGHLMYSRFWNMFLYDLGVVCEEEPFRKLVNQGMIQGRSNFVYRIVGTNKFVSLGLKDQYQTQALYVDVNIVRNDILDLDAFRAWMPEYKDAEFILEDGRYVCGWAIEKMSKSFYNVVNPDYIVDNYGADTLRMYEMFLGPLEQSKPWDTNGIDGVYKFLRRFWRLFYDRDGKLAVTDEKATEKELRTLHKTIKKVSEDIENFSFNTSVAAFMICLNELGECNKREVLEPLTVLLAPFAPHIAEELWEALGHTTSVCTASYPAYDEKHLAQSAFEYPVSVNGKLRFKKEYATSMTPAQIQADVVTQPEAQKWLEGKAPKKVIVVPGKIINIVI; encoded by the coding sequence ATGGAGTACAATTTCAAGGAGATCGAGCCCAAGTGGCAGCGCCGCTGGCAGGAAAATAAAACCTACAAGGTCGAGACCGACCCGTCGCGGCCCAAATTCTACGTGCTCGACATGTTCCCCTATCCGTCGGGCGCCGGCCTGCACGTGGGTCACCCGCTGGGCTATATCGCCTCGGACATCTACTCGCGCTACAAACGCCAGAAAGGGTTCAACGTCCTGCACCCGATGGGCTACGACGCTTTCGGCCTGCCCGCCGAGCAGTACGCCATCCAGACCGGCCAGCACCCGGCCGTGACCACCGAGCGGAACATCGCCCGCTACCGCGAGCAGCTCGACAAGATCGGATTCTCGTTCGACTGGGACCGCGAGGTGCGCACATGCGACCCCGCCTATTACAAATGGACGCAGTGGGCGTTCCTCAAGATGTTCGGCTCCTATTACTGCTATGACAAGCAGCAGGCGCGCCCGATCGAAGAGCTGACCGCGGCCTTCGAGCAGGGCGGCACCCAGGGGCTGAACGTGGCCTGCACGCAGGAACTGCATTTCACGGCCGAAGAATGGCGCGCCATGCCGGAGGAGGAGAAGGAACGGACGCTCCAGAACTACCGCCTCGCGTTCCGTGCCGACACGATGGTCAACTGGTGCCCGAAGCTGGGAACCGTGCTCGCCAACGACGAAGTGCACGACGGGCTTTCGGTACGCGGCGGCCATCCGGTCGAACAGAAACGGATGAAACAGTGGCTCCTGCGCGTGACGGCCTACGCCCAGCGCATGCTCGACGGGCTGGACAGGCTCGCCTGGAGCGACTCCCTGAAGGAGATCCAGCGCAACTGGATCGGCCGTTCGGAGGGGGCCCAGGTCTTCTTCGACATAAAGGATTCGGCGCGCAAACTCGAAATATTCACCACCCGCCCCGACACGATCTTCGGCGTGACGTTCATGGTCATCGCCCCCGAACACGAGTGGGTGGGCGAACTGACCACGCCCGACAACAAGGCGGCCGTCGAGGAGTACATCTGCCAGGCCAAGAAACGCTCCGAGCGTGAGCGCATCGCCGAGACCAAACGCGTAAGCGGCGTGGCGACAGGATCTTACGCCATCAATCCCTTCACCGGCAAGGCCATCCCGATCTACATCTCGGACTACGTGCTGGCCGGCTACGGGACGGGGGCCATCATGGCTGTCCCCGCCCACGACTCGCGCGACTACGCCTTCGCCCGCCATTTCGGGCTGGAGATCGTCCCGGTAGTCGAAGGCGGCGACATTTCACAGGAGTCGTACGACGCCAAATCGGGCAAAGTAATCAACTCGGATTTCCTCGACGGCAAGGATGTAAAGGAGGCGATCGGGATCATGTTCGACCAAATCGAGCGGCGCGGATTGGGCCGCAAACGCATCAACTACCGCCTGCGCGACGCCATCTTCTCGCGCCAGCGCTACTGGGGCGAGCCGTTCCCGATCTATTATAAGGGCGACGTGGCCTGCCCGCTCGCAGAGGACAAACTGCCGCTCGAGCTGCCTCCGATCGCCGACTTCGGCCCCACGGAGCAGGGCGAGCCGCCGCTGGCGCGCGCCGCGAATTGGGCGACGCCGAAGGGCTATCCCTACGAACTGTCGACCATGCCCGGATTCGCCGGGTCGTCGGCCTACTACCTGCGTTACATGGATCCGCACAACGACGAGGCGCTCGTCGGCCGTGAAGCCGACGAATACTGGCGCAACGTCGACCTCTACGTGGGCGGCATCGAGCACGCCACGGGACACCTCATGTACTCACGGTTCTGGAACATGTTCCTCTACGACCTGGGCGTCGTCTGCGAAGAGGAGCCGTTCCGCAAACTCGTCAACCAGGGCATGATCCAGGGGCGCTCGAATTTCGTATACCGTATCGTCGGCACCAACAAATTCGTGTCGCTCGGCCTGAAAGACCAATACCAGACCCAGGCGCTCTATGTCGACGTGAACATCGTCCGCAACGACATCCTCGACCTGGACGCCTTCCGCGCCTGGATGCCCGAATACAAGGACGCGGAATTCATCCTCGAAGACGGCAGGTACGTCTGCGGCTGGGCCATCGAGAAGATGTCCAAGTCGTTCTACAACGTCGTGAACCCCGACTACATCGTCGACAACTACGGCGCCGACACGCTGCGCATGTACGAAATGTTCCTCGGCCCGCTCGAACAGTCCAAACCCTGGGACACGAACGGCATCGACGGCGTCTACAAGTTCCTGCGCCGTTTCTGGCGCCTGTTCTACGACCGCGACGGCAAACTGGCGGTCACCGACGAAAAGGCGACCGAAAAGGAGCTCCGCACGCTGCACAAAACGATCAAGAAGGTCAGCGAGGACATCGAGAACTTCTCGTTCAACACCTCCGTCGCCGCCTTCATGATCTGCCTCAACGAATTGGGCGAATGCAACAAGCGCGAGGTGCTTGAGCCGCTGACCGTCCTGCTGGCACCCTTCGCTCCGCATATCGCCGAGGAACTGTGGGAAGCGCTGGGACACACGACCTCGGTCTGCACGGCAAGCTACCCCGCCTACGATGAGAAACACCTCGCGCAGAGCGCCTTCGAATACCCGGTTTCGGTCAACGGCAAACTCCGTTTCAAGAAGGAGTACGCCACGTCGATGACGCCCGCCCAGATCCAGGCCGACGTCGTGACGCAGCCCGAGGCGCAGAAATGGCTCGAAGGCAAGGCCCCGAAGAAAGTCATCGTCGTCCCGGGCAAGATCATCAACATCGTGATCTGA
- the rpsG gene encoding 30S ribosomal protein S7, whose amino-acid sequence MRKAKPKKRILLPDPKFGDVAVTRFVNNLMLDGKKSIAYTIFYDALELVGKKMKDADKSPLEIWKQALENITPQVEVKSKRIGGATFQVPMEVRPERKISISMKNLVLYSRKRAGKTMADRLSAEIMDAFNQQGAAFKRKEEMHRMAEANKAFAHFRF is encoded by the coding sequence ATGAGAAAAGCTAAGCCAAAAAAGCGAATTCTACTTCCGGATCCCAAGTTCGGCGACGTGGCTGTGACCCGTTTCGTCAACAACCTTATGTTGGACGGTAAGAAGAGTATTGCCTACACCATTTTCTACGATGCGTTGGAACTGGTGGGCAAGAAGATGAAGGATGCTGATAAATCTCCCCTGGAAATCTGGAAACAGGCCCTGGAGAACATCACACCCCAAGTCGAAGTGAAATCGAAGCGTATCGGAGGTGCGACGTTCCAGGTTCCTATGGAGGTTCGTCCGGAGCGCAAGATTTCTATTTCCATGAAAAACCTTGTCCTCTATTCTCGCAAGCGCGCCGGAAAGACGATGGCAGATAGGCTCTCAGCAGAGATAATGGATGCCTTCAACCAGCAGGGTGCCGCCTTCAAACGCAAGGAGGAGATGCACCGCATGGCCGAGGCCAACAAGGCATTCGCACACTTTAGATTCTAA
- the rpsS gene encoding 30S ribosomal protein S19: MSRSLKKGPFIDPKLEAKVVAQAEGNKKSVIKTWSRASMISPDFVGQTIAVHNGNKFIPVYVTENMVGHKLGEFAPTRNFRGHAGNKKK; this comes from the coding sequence ATGAGCCGTTCATTAAAAAAAGGACCGTTTATCGACCCCAAGCTCGAAGCGAAAGTAGTCGCCCAGGCGGAAGGCAACAAAAAGTCGGTCATCAAAACTTGGTCGCGTGCAAGTATGATCTCGCCTGATTTCGTAGGTCAGACGATCGCTGTCCACAACGGAAACAAGTTTATTCCGGTGTATGTAACAGAGAACATGGTAGGGCACAAGCTCGGTGAGTTTGCCCCCACCCGTAACTTCCGCGGTCACGCAGGTAACAAGAAAAAATAG
- the rplD gene encoding 50S ribosomal protein L4: MELAVLNTQGKETGRKVVLSDAVFGVEANDHAIYLDVKQYLADQRQGTHKSKQRNEVAGSTRKLKRQKGTGGARAGSIKSPLFPGGGRIFGPQPRDYSFKLNKKLKQLARRSALTYKAQAGVISVVEPISMDAPKTKAVVALADALKVADKKVLLVLPESNANLQLSCRNLPYVQPVLAQNVCTYDVMNASAIVMVEGAENVLNTMLA; encoded by the coding sequence ATGGAATTAGCTGTTTTAAACACACAAGGAAAGGAAACGGGTCGTAAGGTAGTCCTTTCGGATGCCGTTTTCGGCGTGGAGGCTAATGACCACGCTATCTACCTGGACGTGAAGCAGTATCTCGCTGACCAGCGCCAGGGTACGCACAAGTCGAAGCAGCGCAACGAGGTTGCCGGTTCGACGCGTAAGCTCAAGCGCCAGAAAGGCACCGGCGGTGCCCGTGCCGGCAGCATCAAGTCCCCCCTCTTCCCGGGCGGCGGACGCATCTTCGGCCCCCAGCCCCGCGATTACAGCTTCAAGCTCAACAAGAAGCTCAAGCAGCTGGCCCGCCGCAGCGCACTGACCTACAAGGCACAGGCCGGCGTCATCAGCGTAGTGGAGCCCATCTCGATGGATGCCCCCAAGACCAAGGCCGTCGTTGCCCTGGCCGATGCGCTGAAAGTAGCCGACAAAAAGGTGCTGCTGGTTCTCCCGGAGTCCAATGCAAACCTTCAGCTCTCGTGCCGCAACCTCCCCTACGTACAGCCCGTGCTGGCGCAGAACGTCTGCACGTACGACGTGATGAACGCTTCGGCGATCGTGATGGTGGAAGGCGCTGAGAATGTATTGAATACGATGTTAGCTTAA